In Juglans regia cultivar Chandler chromosome 5, Walnut 2.0, whole genome shotgun sequence, the following are encoded in one genomic region:
- the LOC108989865 gene encoding uncharacterized protein LOC108989865 gives MEPTTEKSTESIGDLNKPFRFKGASFKRWKCKVLFYLSLLNVSYVLTAKNHSKITTENMTEAQVKVHEEKIEKYTRSKYDTEEAGAKKYAASRFFRYQMVDGKFVAEQVQDFQMVVAEVRSECIKIGDNLIVCGIIDKLPPSWREFQKSMRHKQKETSLETLITRIRVEEEARGQDDLIFQNGNEDTMTKLFVAVVTDINTVQFVEGWWADSGANRHVCYDKDWFKKFTPFEEEKTIMLGDSSKTEILGNGEVELKFTSGRILMLKDVLYTSSMRKNLISSFLLNKAGFKQTIESDQYVITKNGVFVGKGYACDGMFKLNIENKA, from the exons ATGGAGCCTACGACTGAAAAATCCACGGAAAGCATTGGAGATCTTAACAAGCCCTTCCGGTTCAAAGGAGCTTCTTTCAAGAGATGGAAATGCAAGGTGCTCTTCTATTTAAGCCTTCTCAACGTCTCCTATGTTCTCACTGCAAAGAATCATAGCAAGATTACTACCGAGAACATGACTGAAGCACAAGTAAAAGTTCATGAAGAAAAGATTGAGAAATATACCAGA AGTAAATACGATACGGAAGAAGCCGGAGCGAAGAAATATGCAGCAAGTCGCTTCTTTCGATATCAAATGGTAGATGGAAAATTCGTTGCGGAGCAAGTACAAGATTTTCAAATGGTTGTAGCTGAAGTTCGATCCGAATGTATCAAGATTGGAGATAATCTAattgtttgtggcatcatcGACAAATTACCACCTTCGTGGAGAGAGTTTCAAAAGTCGATGCGCCATAAACAAAAGGAGACCTCTTTGGAGACATTAATCACACGTATTCGTGTAGAGGAGGAAGCAAGAGGCCAAGATGATTTGATATTTCAAAATGGTAATGAGGATACCATGacaaag CTGTTTGTAGCAGTGGTCACAGACATTAACACGGTTCAATTTGTTGAAGGGTGGTGGGCAGATTCTGGTGCCAATAGGCATGTTTGCTATGATAAAGATTGGTTCAAAAAATTTACTccctttgaagaagaaaagactATAATGCTTGGTGATTCAAGTAAAACCGAAATTCTTGGGAATGGTGAGGTTGAGTTGAAATTCACCTCTGGACGTATATTGATGCTAAAAGATGTTCTATATACATCGTCTATGAGGAAGAATTTGATATCGAGTTTTTTACTCAACAAAGCGGGCTTCAAACAAACTATAGAATCTGATCAGTATGTTATTACAAAAAATGGAGTTTTTGTGGGCAAGGGCTATGCTTGTGATGggatgtttaaattgaatattgagAATAAAGCATAG